The following are encoded together in the Parabacteroides chongii genome:
- a CDS encoding DUF6383 domain-containing protein, which produces MDKKFSTLLTASLLMVGALFSSAKADATYIPVGPKATTITSGDMYYIVQQAGEDVAQTSDYLMGMEKTAAATPALAGLNIASASTTLAEAFELSSGEISNYLWTVTEVKDAGKIYYTLKNVKTQSFLAVDGSFAMVTAVADATQAKNNIFFSFGDGTNAYSGKTSETTYLLPKGGTNSANSLLIAGTSAIAFGDGSGNHVVLYSVKTQPVAATDLNAAFGGAGFSFAPDGVEVEDNIFDQSIKAFDVEADIVLEAGVRAIKKGTYFATSYPDELAEKSEIEQKDVEAGYFDACTFIVVSPTENFKTSKLPQSNGEGFKFTTVKGEDLNTYIAGDNVSSKEEVSVYNAAFTVTEPNEFASAGKYKMALTARVLADPKASSNKDQKHAAKNIQVIATAIQDVNYITTSSEGSLFKVASSKLVKAVSLLKEEKAPSVFNIRFASGKGTKDSEYNKYMGVAIADAGTAFQLVAQGSALAALNTPQYQFVISAIDTKTQTITFKNLETAVTFKSTLFETENDGEYKLVGVATEVSTNLATIEVAKDDKSDYTANVSLEGKVITLNAVTVDPFAGFAVKDQTSETVILKFAKSAALNAEKLYIGVDEKTKTNTALFDKESKAIKVKFIPVEEADKPNGTAQTYCYNKDGKVYTANQKMVTFYSYSAQIIDGEDNNSYLKINSSDLEIEQNVSDAASAATKFLIKENKDGSVSLFVSTAFANAKDAKAVKSDDGTAISVDGIAYAVEDADAIKLYLVGEELGVSLEATPRHAAFKSTTGGYISLSEKNEGVVAIKTAADADLTFCLDTADSKATVPSFYISRRGVTPDAQRLYMFNVADSVENAISDAKKAEYQWYADINKVIFKAATLVNSDTLSTTVNGKEALVATSADQNKGILGGLNNFKYQILKVADTDDEYYIRNMVEGDYLVSYNGLLTLGEKDKAIRVTIEKGESPVANDAISADAVSVTAGNGFVTVKGAEGKNVVITNVLGQIIANTVVSSSEATIAVSAGVVFVSVEGEAAVKAIVK; this is translated from the coding sequence ATGGACAAAAAGTTTTCTACTTTATTGACAGCAAGCCTACTGATGGTGGGAGCGTTGTTTAGTAGTGCAAAGGCAGACGCAACCTACATTCCTGTGGGGCCAAAAGCCACAACAATCACTTCAGGTGACATGTATTACATTGTACAGCAGGCAGGTGAGGATGTTGCTCAAACTTCCGACTATCTGATGGGTATGGAAAAAACAGCTGCAGCCACTCCAGCTTTAGCCGGATTGAATATTGCATCTGCAAGTACAACCTTGGCTGAAGCTTTTGAGTTATCATCCGGAGAAATTAGTAACTACTTATGGACGGTGACTGAAGTTAAAGACGCCGGTAAAATCTATTACACATTGAAAAATGTGAAAACACAGAGTTTTCTTGCCGTAGACGGAAGTTTCGCTATGGTTACAGCTGTTGCTGATGCAACTCAGGCTAAAAATAATATTTTCTTTAGCTTCGGAGATGGAACTAATGCATATAGCGGGAAAACAAGTGAAACTACTTACCTGTTGCCTAAAGGAGGAACGAATAGTGCCAACTCTCTTTTAATAGCTGGAACAAGTGCTATTGCCTTTGGTGATGGATCTGGTAATCATGTAGTTCTCTACTCCGTTAAAACCCAACCCGTTGCGGCAACAGATTTGAATGCTGCATTTGGTGGTGCCGGTTTCTCTTTTGCTCCTGACGGCGTAGAAGTAGAAGACAATATCTTCGATCAGAGTATTAAGGCTTTTGATGTTGAAGCTGATATTGTATTGGAAGCAGGTGTCCGTGCTATTAAAAAAGGTACTTACTTTGCAACCAGCTATCCGGATGAATTGGCTGAAAAATCTGAAATCGAACAAAAGGATGTTGAAGCCGGCTACTTCGATGCATGTACATTTATTGTTGTATCTCCGACAGAGAACTTCAAAACCAGCAAATTACCCCAGTCTAACGGTGAAGGTTTCAAGTTCACTACTGTAAAAGGTGAAGATCTGAACACTTATATTGCAGGTGATAATGTTTCCAGCAAAGAAGAAGTATCTGTATATAATGCCGCATTCACTGTGACAGAACCTAACGAGTTCGCTTCTGCAGGTAAATACAAAATGGCTTTGACTGCCCGTGTACTGGCAGATCCGAAAGCATCTTCTAATAAAGATCAGAAGCATGCTGCTAAAAACATCCAGGTTATTGCAACCGCTATCCAGGATGTAAACTACATCACAACAAGCAGCGAAGGTTCTCTTTTCAAAGTAGCTTCCAGCAAGTTGGTAAAAGCTGTTTCTTTATTGAAAGAAGAAAAAGCTCCGTCTGTATTCAATATCCGGTTCGCTAGCGGTAAAGGTACAAAAGACTCTGAATATAATAAGTATATGGGAGTTGCTATCGCTGATGCTGGAACTGCATTCCAGTTAGTAGCTCAGGGTTCTGCTTTGGCTGCATTGAATACTCCGCAGTATCAGTTTGTAATCTCTGCTATTGACACAAAAACGCAGACTATTACTTTCAAGAATCTTGAAACAGCTGTTACTTTCAAATCGACTTTGTTTGAAACAGAAAATGACGGTGAATATAAGTTGGTTGGTGTTGCTACTGAAGTTTCAACAAATTTAGCAACGATCGAAGTTGCAAAAGACGACAAGAGTGATTACACTGCAAATGTAAGTCTGGAAGGTAAAGTGATCACCCTGAACGCTGTAACAGTTGATCCGTTCGCAGGCTTCGCTGTTAAAGACCAAACTTCTGAAACTGTTATCTTGAAATTTGCTAAGAGTGCTGCTTTGAATGCTGAAAAGCTGTATATCGGTGTAGATGAAAAGACTAAGACTAATACCGCTCTTTTCGATAAAGAATCAAAGGCTATCAAAGTGAAATTCATCCCGGTAGAAGAAGCAGACAAACCTAATGGAACTGCTCAGACTTATTGCTATAATAAGGATGGAAAAGTATACACTGCCAACCAGAAGATGGTAACTTTTTATTCTTATTCTGCTCAGATTATCGACGGTGAAGATAATAATAGTTATTTGAAGATCAATTCTTCAGACTTGGAAATAGAACAGAACGTTAGTGACGCTGCTTCAGCTGCTACAAAATTCCTTATCAAAGAAAACAAAGACGGTTCTGTATCTCTGTTTGTTTCAACAGCATTTGCTAATGCAAAAGATGCGAAAGCGGTAAAAAGCGATGACGGTACTGCTATCTCTGTTGACGGTATCGCTTATGCAGTAGAAGATGCCGACGCAATCAAATTGTACCTTGTAGGTGAAGAACTGGGTGTAAGCCTGGAAGCAACACCTCGTCATGCAGCATTCAAGTCTACAACAGGTGGTTATATCTCATTGAGTGAGAAGAACGAAGGCGTTGTAGCTATCAAGACAGCTGCTGATGCTGATCTGACATTCTGCCTGGATACTGCCGATTCAAAAGCAACTGTTCCTTCATTCTATATCTCTCGCCGCGGTGTTACTCCTGATGCTCAGAGATTGTATATGTTCAATGTGGCTGACTCTGTTGAAAATGCTATTTCTGATGCAAAGAAAGCAGAATATCAATGGTATGCAGACATCAACAAAGTAATCTTCAAAGCAGCTACATTAGTTAATTCCGACACATTGTCTACAACCGTAAACGGTAAAGAGGCATTGGTTGCAACCAGTGCAGATCAGAACAAAGGTATTCTGGGTGGTTTGAATAACTTCAAATATCAGATTCTTAAAGTGGCTGATACAGACGACGAATACTATATCCGCAACATGGTTGAAGGTGACTATCTGGTTAGCTACAACGGTTTACTGACACTGGGTGAAAAAGATAAAGCGATCAGGGTTACTATCGAAAAGGGTGAATCACCTGTTGCCAATGATGCAATCAGTGCAGATGCAGTATCGGTAACCGCTGGTAACGGTTTCGTAACAGTTAAGGGTGCTGAAGGCAAGAACGTAGTTATCACTAACGTACTTGGTCAGATAATTGCTAACACAGTTGTTTCTTCTAGCGAAGCTACGATCGCGGTGTCTGCAGGCGTTGTATTCGTAAGCGTAGAAGGCGAAGCTGCTGTAAAAGCAATCGTAAAATAA
- a CDS encoding DUF6722 family protein has translation MKKRRKTTFVSVSFKKQSTSIDVAKELGKYLLDISKLVIGGAVITIALQLNDDKYGLLLYSIILALTLAVIGFIVLTYKKK, from the coding sequence ATGAAGAAGAGACGAAAGACAACGTTTGTATCAGTTTCTTTCAAGAAACAAAGTACAAGTATTGATGTAGCAAAAGAACTTGGTAAATATCTTTTGGATATTTCAAAACTGGTCATCGGAGGAGCTGTTATCACAATAGCATTACAACTTAATGATGACAAATATGGGTTATTGCTTTATTCTATTATATTGGCGTTAACCCTTGCTGTAATCGGTTTTATTGTATTAACTTATAAAAAGAAATGA
- a CDS encoding efflux RND transporter permease subunit, translated as MNFLLHRRITICMLFIALTMLGYVSYKQLPVELLPNAELPTLFVQVSSQQDMDPSYVESEIIIPLEGAISSIGGVNKIESNVDSRQSSIQVDFKNTVNFKITSLRLQEKVNELAATFPEGFTVQLQKVDISQLANNFMVLQVRGSGGVDRVRNIVDKEIRTDLENVDGVASVNVYGGREKAIEIRLNPEACKALNLTPSSISSLLTQNTQDKAFVGFANEPDSKYFIHVNALYTKVSDLENIVVAPGPVLLKDVATVFFDLKEETSYSRVNGKDAVSVALMNDSQANLIDLSHRAIEAIDRLNEKLAYLDVEVVVQENTAETMENNINQIINLALVGGLLAVLILWLFLKNLRLVFFIALSIPISVYTAFNFFYAFGITINSLTLVGMALAIGMLLDNSVVVLENIYRLSASGCTPERSVTQGTKEVWRSIVAATLTTVTVFLPFVFSDNFMIKLIGHHIGVSIISTLTISLFVALLFIPMATYVLLCRGNRRDGKGGSRTAPTADNVFYQKVSITQRPVQIYLVFLKTCMRNPGVTIFGAIILLFVTLILSITLNVQGMKEVNTDRINVYVTMQTGSTLDNADKLVRVIEERLDSFPGRKELISRINEKNAVLTLTFTDDFVKKGGDKMAEQKASIQSTLSNIQGAEISVDEAAGGSGGGGGGSAMAGLGNFMRLLGIGDNRERIVIKGADFDVMQLVAEDLRYYLDEQEFIRHSRVSYNRRQPEIHLDFDPILLTSYEITRANISSGLAALNPEYSSGTSFKIGEDTYDIIIRNDIPEEEQELEEAEEENTDTARKEKTVDDLRRVQIQNANGGLHNLQDLASVNYGRGRSRIMRVNQDKQIEVFYNFSKDVESSKDLLEGYRSDIDQLVSNYNLPAGGAVEVFHEEDEFADFKFLILAAFILIFMILASVFESLVTPFVLLFSIPLAAIGSLLALLLTNNSLLNANTLTGFLILLGVVVNNGIILIDYSNILRKQGYRRNRALMTAGLSRIRPILITSITTIVAMFPLAMGDSEYAGAIGAPFAITVIGGLTFSALLTLILIPTVCMGLENTLEWYRSLSRKVWAFHLVLFVLGVTCVWLYGNGMLWQSIYLVILIFGIPGVTYFAQTSLRRAKSKVIDPGEEIHISVRNLVKIYDWPGRISRQWNSGLLIRRHLGLNNEYHSLKDFVNVIWQFGVLLFGIYFTWFFIHSKLWIFLLSFAIYATLLYLWRKVRQYLFFRFGENKWVKYINRAIFWSIPPVILFILFRKMDNTGLISVVGLLWAFCMAVYISSRYLYEREINIERIKGRFAGLRRSWFRMVKSIPLIGKQRKPFKALRGVSFEIRTGMFGLLGPNGAGKSTLMRIVCGILEQSYGSIWINGLDTRVYREELQSLIGFLPQEFGTYENMSSWEFLDYQAILKGLTDNGQRNERLEYVLKAVHMYERKDDKIGSFSGGMKQRIGIALILLHLPRILVVDEPTAGLDPRERIRFRNLLVELSKDRIVIFSTHIIEDISSSCSQVVVINKGELKYFGDPTDMVDMAAGKVWQFHIDRESFEQVLDKAMVIHHIQDGDTIQVRYLSVDSPYEGAVQVEPNLEDAYLCLLKNMDKVRN; from the coding sequence ATGAACTTTTTACTACATAGAAGAATAACGATCTGCATGTTGTTTATAGCACTGACCATGCTCGGTTACGTGTCGTATAAACAACTGCCGGTAGAGTTATTGCCCAACGCGGAACTGCCGACCCTGTTTGTTCAGGTATCCTCACAGCAGGATATGGATCCTTCGTATGTGGAGTCGGAAATAATCATCCCGCTGGAAGGGGCGATCAGTTCGATCGGTGGTGTGAATAAGATAGAATCGAACGTCGACAGTCGCCAGTCTTCCATACAGGTCGATTTTAAGAATACGGTGAACTTCAAGATAACTTCCCTTCGTTTGCAGGAGAAGGTGAATGAGCTGGCTGCTACCTTCCCCGAAGGCTTTACGGTGCAGTTGCAGAAGGTGGATATCAGCCAGTTGGCGAACAACTTCATGGTTCTGCAGGTACGCGGTTCGGGAGGTGTCGACCGGGTGAGGAATATCGTGGATAAAGAGATTCGTACCGATCTGGAGAATGTCGACGGGGTGGCATCCGTAAATGTCTACGGCGGACGGGAGAAAGCGATCGAGATACGGTTGAATCCGGAAGCCTGCAAAGCCCTCAACCTTACACCGTCTTCCATCAGTAGCCTGCTGACACAAAATACACAGGATAAAGCCTTTGTCGGTTTTGCGAATGAGCCGGACAGTAAGTATTTTATCCATGTCAACGCACTTTATACGAAAGTATCCGATCTGGAGAATATCGTGGTTGCTCCCGGTCCGGTGCTGTTGAAAGATGTTGCTACCGTTTTCTTCGACCTGAAAGAGGAGACTTCCTATAGTCGTGTGAACGGGAAAGATGCCGTCTCTGTCGCCTTGATGAACGATTCGCAGGCGAACCTGATCGACTTGTCTCACCGTGCCATCGAAGCGATCGACCGGCTGAACGAGAAGCTGGCTTATCTGGACGTGGAGGTCGTGGTGCAGGAGAATACGGCGGAAACCATGGAGAACAATATCAACCAGATCATCAATCTCGCCCTGGTGGGCGGTTTGCTGGCGGTACTGATCTTGTGGCTGTTTCTGAAGAACTTGCGGCTGGTATTCTTTATCGCTCTTTCGATACCTATCTCGGTGTATACGGCATTCAATTTCTTTTATGCGTTCGGTATAACGATCAACAGCCTGACGCTGGTCGGTATGGCACTCGCGATCGGCATGCTGCTGGATAATAGTGTCGTCGTGCTGGAAAATATCTATCGCCTGTCGGCATCCGGTTGTACGCCTGAACGTTCTGTAACGCAAGGAACGAAGGAGGTATGGCGTTCTATTGTGGCGGCAACGTTGACGACGGTCACGGTCTTCCTGCCGTTCGTCTTTTCCGATAACTTTATGATCAAGCTGATCGGGCATCATATCGGTGTGTCCATCATCTCTACCCTGACGATATCCTTGTTTGTCGCCCTGCTTTTCATTCCGATGGCGACCTATGTATTGCTCTGTAGGGGGAATCGGAGGGATGGTAAGGGCGGTTCGCGAACCGCCCCTACGGCCGACAATGTCTTTTACCAAAAGGTCTCTATCACCCAGCGTCCTGTCCAGATTTATCTGGTTTTCCTGAAAACCTGTATGCGTAATCCGGGCGTGACGATTTTCGGTGCGATTATCCTTTTGTTTGTTACCCTTATTCTTTCCATCACATTGAATGTGCAGGGAATGAAGGAAGTCAATACCGACCGCATCAATGTCTATGTGACCATGCAGACAGGCAGTACGCTGGATAATGCGGATAAACTGGTACGGGTGATTGAAGAACGGCTCGATAGTTTCCCCGGCAGGAAAGAACTGATCAGCCGCATCAATGAGAAAAACGCCGTTCTAACACTCACCTTTACCGACGATTTTGTGAAAAAGGGAGGTGATAAGATGGCTGAACAGAAAGCGTCTATCCAGAGTACTTTGTCGAATATACAGGGAGCAGAGATTTCCGTCGACGAAGCTGCAGGCGGCAGTGGAGGAGGTGGCGGCGGATCGGCCATGGCCGGTTTGGGTAACTTTATGCGTCTGCTGGGGATCGGGGATAACCGGGAGCGGATCGTGATAAAGGGAGCCGATTTCGATGTGATGCAATTGGTGGCGGAAGATCTCCGTTATTATCTGGACGAACAGGAGTTTATCCGCCATTCGCGTGTCTCCTATAACCGTCGCCAGCCGGAAATACATCTGGATTTCGATCCGATCCTGCTGACTTCTTATGAAATCACCCGTGCCAATATCTCATCCGGGTTGGCTGCGCTCAATCCCGAATATTCTTCCGGTACTTCTTTCAAGATAGGAGAGGATACCTATGATATCATCATCCGTAACGATATCCCCGAAGAAGAGCAGGAGCTGGAAGAGGCAGAAGAGGAAAATACCGATACTGCCCGGAAAGAAAAGACTGTCGACGACTTGCGCCGTGTGCAGATACAGAATGCCAACGGTGGCCTGCATAACTTGCAGGATCTGGCATCTGTCAATTATGGACGGGGACGCTCCCGTATCATGCGTGTCAATCAGGACAAGCAGATCGAAGTTTTCTATAACTTCTCCAAAGATGTGGAATCGTCGAAAGACCTGCTGGAAGGATACCGTTCGGATATCGACCAACTGGTTTCCAATTATAACCTGCCTGCAGGGGGTGCCGTAGAGGTCTTCCATGAAGAGGATGAGTTTGCCGATTTCAAGTTCCTGATATTGGCAGCTTTTATTCTGATCTTTATGATACTGGCTTCTGTCTTCGAATCGCTTGTAACACCTTTTGTATTGCTTTTCTCTATTCCGCTGGCAGCCATCGGTTCCTTGCTGGCTCTGTTGCTGACCAATAACAGTCTGTTGAATGCGAATACGTTGACAGGATTCCTGATCTTGCTGGGAGTGGTAGTGAATAACGGTATCATTCTGATCGATTATTCCAATATTCTCCGTAAGCAAGGGTACAGGCGGAACAGGGCGTTGATGACGGCAGGACTGTCGCGTATCCGTCCGATCCTGATCACTTCGATCACGACCATCGTGGCTATGTTTCCGCTGGCAATGGGAGATTCGGAATATGCCGGTGCGATCGGTGCCCCGTTCGCCATTACGGTCATCGGTGGTTTGACTTTTTCCGCTTTGCTGACATTGATCCTGATCCCTACCGTTTGTATGGGGCTGGAAAATACATTGGAGTGGTATCGCAGTTTGTCCCGTAAAGTATGGGCATTCCATTTGGTTTTGTTCGTGTTGGGTGTAACCTGTGTTTGGTTGTATGGCAACGGCATGTTGTGGCAATCCATTTATTTGGTCATTCTGATTTTCGGTATTCCGGGTGTTACTTATTTTGCACAGACCAGCTTGCGGCGGGCTAAATCGAAAGTGATCGATCCGGGAGAAGAGATACATATCTCTGTCCGTAACCTGGTGAAGATTTATGACTGGCCCGGACGTATCAGCCGCCAGTGGAACAGTGGATTGCTTATTCGCCGGCATCTGGGACTAAACAACGAGTATCATTCTCTGAAAGATTTTGTGAATGTGATATGGCAATTCGGTGTCCTGCTCTTTGGTATCTATTTTACCTGGTTCTTTATTCATAGCAAGTTATGGATATTCTTGTTGTCATTTGCTATCTATGCAACCCTGCTTTACCTGTGGCGGAAGGTACGGCAATACCTGTTTTTCCGTTTCGGAGAGAATAAGTGGGTGAAATATATAAACCGTGCGATCTTTTGGAGTATCCCTCCCGTCATTCTGTTCATCCTGTTCCGGAAGATGGATAATACGGGGCTGATTTCCGTTGTCGGGCTTTTGTGGGCGTTCTGTATGGCTGTTTATATCTCTTCCCGGTATCTGTATGAGCGGGAGATCAATATTGAACGTATAAAAGGACGGTTTGCCGGATTGCGCCGTTCCTGGTTCCGTATGGTGAAAAGTATCCCGTTGATAGGAAAACAACGGAAGCCGTTCAAGGCGTTGCGGGGTGTCTCTTTCGAGATTCGTACGGGCATGTTCGGTCTGTTGGGACCTAACGGGGCCGGTAAGTCTACCTTGATGCGTATTGTCTGCGGTATTTTGGAGCAGAGTTACGGTAGTATATGGATCAACGGGTTGGATACCCGTGTCTACCGGGAGGAATTACAGAGCCTGATCGGTTTCCTGCCGCAGGAATTCGGTACGTATGAGAATATGTCGTCCTGGGAGTTCCTCGATTACCAGGCTATTCTGAAAGGATTGACCGATAACGGGCAGCGGAATGAACGTCTGGAATATGTGTTGAAAGCCGTCCACATGTATGAACGGAAAGATGATAAGATAGGCTCCTTCTCCGGCGGTATGAAGCAGCGTATCGGGATTGCTTTGATCTTGCTTCATCTGCCCCGTATCCTGGTGGTGGATGAACCTACTGCCGGTCTCGATCCGCGTGAACGCATTCGTTTCCGTAATTTGCTGGTCGAATTGAGTAAGGATCGCATTGTGATCTTCTCGACCCATATCATCGAAGATATATCCAGCTCCTGCAGCCAGGTGGTCGTAATCAATAAAGGCGAACTGAAATACTTCGGTGATCCGACGGATATGGTGGATATGGCAGCCGGCAAAGTCTGGCAGTTCCATATCGACCGGGAATCTTTCGAGCAGGTACTGGATAAAGCGATGGTGATCCATCACATACAAGATGGCGATACGATACAGGTCCGTTATCTCTCTGTCGATTCTCCTTACGAAGGAGCGGTACAGGTGGAACCGAACCTGGAAGATGCTTACCTCTGCCTCTTAAAGAATATGGATAAAGTAAGGAATTGA